One region of uncultured Methanolobus sp. genomic DNA includes:
- a CDS encoding HAD family phosphatase, whose amino-acid sequence MFKGIVFDSDGVLVNSMPFHAKAWVEVFAEYGLEVTEEDIYEIEGSNHVGVINIFFGKARRIPEPEIYAEILEKKRAHFLENNRAEVFKGMYECLSSLKNKFKLAVASGADRTIVTSLMDKFYPGIFDVIVSGEDVKNGKPDPEPYEKAIAKLGLSKDECLVVENAPLGIESAKNAGVFCVGVPTYLDETKIQEADIIVKNHAELIDYLTGLRNKMTED is encoded by the coding sequence ATGTTCAAAGGAATCGTTTTTGACTCTGATGGAGTTCTGGTTAACTCAATGCCGTTTCATGCAAAGGCATGGGTGGAAGTTTTTGCAGAATACGGTCTCGAAGTTACAGAAGAAGACATCTATGAGATCGAAGGCTCAAACCATGTCGGAGTCATCAACATATTTTTTGGCAAAGCCAGAAGGATACCGGAACCTGAAATTTATGCGGAAATACTGGAAAAGAAGAGAGCTCATTTTCTTGAAAATAACCGTGCCGAAGTTTTTAAAGGCATGTATGAATGCCTCAGTTCCCTGAAAAACAAGTTCAAACTGGCAGTAGCATCTGGTGCCGACAGGACTATTGTTACATCACTTATGGATAAGTTCTATCCGGGAATATTTGATGTCATTGTTTCCGGAGAAGATGTTAAGAATGGAAAGCCGGACCCGGAACCTTATGAAAAAGCAATTGCAAAACTAGGACTCAGTAAAGATGAGTGTCTTGTTGTAGAGAATGCGCCTCTTGGAATAGAATCAGCTAAGAATGCAGGTGTGTTTTGTGTTGGAGTCCCGACTTATCTTGATGAAACAAAGATTCAGGAAGCTGATATTATAGTTAAAAATCACGCTGAACTTATTGATTACCTTACAGGACTGAGGAACAAAATGACCGAGGATTAA
- a CDS encoding methyltransferase yields the protein MEQLEKLSDMKPPFEDKTNFLRDINIGFEKSRILQTALELDIFSKLTVARDANKLSEELNTNYELTSHLLDTLVAMELLEKSYSRYTTPIDLAPFLVKDSLYASRYLANAREEIEVWMNLTDIIKNGVPETEKKDAQKRDYTTDQIEWIARMSVFGRIQATMHYIRSIPEFKRARTIIDLGGGHGLFGIGFAQENTKAKVTIFDMQGVIEVAEKNIMKYQVQNRVKAIAGDYLEDYIGSGYDLVFEACSFGGNLEQADRYYGKVADSLNEGGLFIIQTICIDDDGASPLLPLIWSLKDKMIKNGHTYMKTDSALSGLLSKSGLFVEDIIDMTELYDSPMKLVIARKRCYS from the coding sequence ATGGAACAATTGGAAAAATTATCAGATATGAAACCACCCTTTGAGGATAAAACAAATTTCTTACGTGATATCAATATTGGTTTTGAAAAGAGCAGGATACTTCAAACTGCTCTTGAATTGGATATTTTTTCTAAACTAACGGTTGCAAGAGATGCAAATAAGCTTTCAGAGGAACTTAACACAAACTATGAGTTAACGTCACATCTGCTGGATACTCTGGTAGCTATGGAGTTGCTTGAAAAAAGTTACTCTCGATATACAACACCAATTGACCTTGCACCTTTTCTTGTGAAGGATAGTCTATATGCATCCAGATATCTGGCCAATGCCAGAGAGGAGATCGAAGTCTGGATGAATCTCACAGACATAATTAAAAATGGTGTGCCTGAGACTGAAAAGAAAGATGCTCAGAAACGTGATTATACGACTGATCAGATTGAGTGGATAGCAAGAATGTCAGTGTTTGGCAGAATACAGGCTACCATGCATTACATTAGATCGATTCCAGAGTTCAAGCGTGCAAGAACAATTATTGACCTTGGAGGTGGACATGGACTTTTTGGGATAGGATTTGCCCAAGAAAACACCAAAGCAAAAGTGACTATTTTTGATATGCAAGGGGTAATCGAAGTTGCTGAAAAGAACATAATGAAATATCAGGTGCAAAACAGGGTGAAAGCTATTGCAGGAGATTACCTTGAGGATTATATTGGCAGCGGCTATGATCTTGTCTTTGAGGCATGTTCTTTTGGTGGTAATCTAGAACAGGCAGACAGGTACTATGGCAAGGTTGCAGATTCTCTGAATGAAGGTGGTCTTTTCATTATTCAGACTATCTGCATTGATGATGACGGTGCATCTCCATTGCTGCCTCTTATATGGTCACTTAAGGACAAAATGATCAAAAACGGGCATACTTACATGAAAACGGATTCTGCTCTTTCCGGTCTTCTGTCAAAATCAGGACTTTTTGTGGAGGATATTATTGATATGACTGAGCTTTATGATTCACCGATGAAGTTAGTAATAGCACGGAAAAGATGTTACTCCTAA
- a CDS encoding ABC transporter ATP-binding protein, with product MLELKDVSFSYGRKLNLENISLSFQKGEIVGIIGPNGTGKSTLLKCMNLILEASGEIILNGTDLQELSIKEVSRLISYVPQNVQTHSFPIKVFDVVLLGRRPYIGWNVGDSDLEIVADAFNMLDLEDLSMRNYNELSGGEKQKVLITRALVQEPEVLLLDEPTSNLDVKHQLEIMETIRNIAREKELVVNMVLHDLNLAGRFCDRLVLLHDGKIFSEGAPADVLTDTNIRTVYGIDAEIKYSERTDSIVLHPVKVIDNTPEKEMFPEKGKVPQKI from the coding sequence ATGCTTGAATTGAAGGATGTTTCATTCAGTTACGGAAGGAAGCTCAATCTTGAAAATATCAGTCTGTCATTTCAGAAAGGAGAAATTGTAGGAATTATCGGGCCTAATGGCACGGGAAAAAGTACACTCCTCAAATGCATGAATCTGATATTAGAAGCAAGCGGTGAGATCATTTTGAATGGAACAGACCTTCAGGAACTCAGTATAAAAGAGGTAAGCAGGCTAATAAGCTACGTTCCGCAGAACGTGCAGACACATTCTTTTCCTATCAAGGTATTTGATGTGGTTCTGCTCGGTAGGAGGCCTTATATCGGATGGAACGTTGGTGACAGTGATCTGGAGATTGTTGCGGATGCTTTCAACATGCTGGATCTGGAAGACCTGAGCATGAGAAACTATAATGAACTCAGTGGTGGGGAAAAACAGAAGGTTCTCATAACAAGAGCACTGGTACAGGAACCTGAAGTCTTGCTGCTGGACGAGCCAACAAGTAATCTTGATGTGAAACACCAGCTTGAGATAATGGAAACCATCAGGAATATTGCCAGGGAAAAAGAACTGGTTGTTAACATGGTATTGCATGACCTGAATCTGGCAGGCAGGTTCTGCGACAGGCTGGTTCTTTTACATGATGGAAAGATATTTTCTGAAGGTGCACCTGCTGATGTGCTGACAGATACTAACATCAGAACAGTTTATGGGATCGATGCAGAGATCAAATATAGTGAAAGAACGGATTCCATTGTTTTGCACCCGGTAAAAGTAATCGATAATACTCCTGAAAAGGAAATGTTTCCGGAAAAAGGAAAAGTGCCCCAGAAAATCTAA
- a CDS encoding methyltransferase, protein MKYKGKLSDIPPPVKYMEESIRKIAMGFERSQILFTAFELGFFEKLKEPITAEAFVGMTGYNEAVSSRMLDILTAMDFLHKIHDKYCLNPDYVPFLVKGEDYYSYYLENAVKERNLWNDLKSCLVNETPPAEEKTKFNYSTESIRWTARDCTHGRLQRTIQLVSSFPEFETACRLLDLGGGHGLFGIGFAQENPDLEVIIFDRPEVSVVAEEFIDDFNVNNQVFFVSGDYMIDNFGTGYEIIFEALSLEGGFDEAKKLYEKVSEALVPNGLFITQLFTIDDLQTSPLSTLTLDLRERITNNKQLHLMTNTELFKLFENCGLLGEQIINISMGENLPLRMIVARKVSSD, encoded by the coding sequence ATGAAATACAAAGGAAAATTATCAGATATTCCACCTCCTGTAAAGTACATGGAAGAATCAATAAGAAAAATTGCAATGGGATTTGAGAGATCACAAATCCTTTTTACGGCTTTTGAACTGGGTTTTTTTGAGAAGCTGAAAGAACCTATAACTGCTGAAGCATTTGTTGGAATGACGGGATACAATGAAGCCGTTAGCTCGCGTATGCTTGACATCCTTACAGCAATGGATTTTCTTCATAAAATACATGATAAGTATTGTCTGAATCCGGATTATGTACCTTTTCTTGTAAAAGGTGAAGATTATTATTCATATTATCTGGAAAATGCAGTTAAAGAACGCAATCTTTGGAATGATCTTAAGTCCTGCCTTGTAAACGAGACCCCTCCTGCAGAAGAAAAGACAAAATTCAATTATTCCACGGAATCCATCAGGTGGACTGCAAGGGATTGCACTCATGGAAGATTGCAGAGAACAATACAACTAGTGTCTTCGTTTCCAGAATTTGAAACGGCATGCAGACTTCTTGATCTTGGTGGTGGTCACGGTCTTTTTGGGATAGGATTTGCACAGGAGAATCCTGACCTTGAGGTCATTATTTTTGACCGGCCTGAGGTCTCAGTCGTGGCAGAGGAATTCATCGATGATTTTAATGTAAATAACCAGGTTTTTTTTGTATCCGGAGATTATATGATAGATAATTTTGGAACCGGTTATGAGATAATATTTGAAGCTCTGTCACTGGAAGGAGGATTTGATGAAGCAAAAAAACTCTATGAAAAAGTGTCAGAAGCTTTAGTTCCAAATGGCTTATTCATAACCCAGCTATTTACCATAGATGACTTACAAACATCTCCTCTCTCTACTTTGACCCTTGATCTCCGGGAAAGAATCACAAATAATAAGCAGTTGCATTTGATGACCAATACTGAGCTTTTTAAGTTGTTTGAAAACTGCGGGCTTTTAGGTGAACAAATAATCAACATTTCAATGGGAGAGAATCTGCCTTTAAGGATGATTGTTGCAAGAAAAGTCAGCTCTGATTAA
- a CDS encoding transposase codes for MQTKLRTYEIIPNENICFPIGTILAVNWLYDTLDLSAVFGKHKKNGIDINSLLKALISYKLTDNFSISKAHDWINRDEVLDIFNLPEFCERTLYRVLETLGNNRETIISNIQDEIFARYDFEHTNVNMDWTSIFFHGDKSPLGMYGYSRDHRPDKKQITIGLAELANPINVPIGLTVEKGNLPDQKHFEKTYYQINNRMDQGSLVVFDKGAHSKGNIDLIREDEMHYLTARKLNKSDDKKIAVFWEASPELIDSENGIYGLKTIKPSSVNYMYFSEKLQKEQHDSKIRKVMRLLEEAKEIQKAISKNKKLPKKFRINNVLVDVTYSLQTKLMELDEQEAIKLLEEKIITGREGFFCLRSSQNLTLKEALLTYRKKDSIEKIIHSLKNEIEIKPLRVWTEASIYGAVIIGFIAQLFISLMRYEFNELRHKSTKFIKNSLLNLTVTVDFTDEQSKKYIYANFDGINSLILRQKWVKS; via the coding sequence ATGCAAACAAAACTAAGAACATATGAGATTATTCCTAATGAGAATATATGCTTTCCCATCGGAACTATTCTGGCTGTAAATTGGCTTTACGATACCCTTGATTTATCCGCTGTTTTTGGTAAACACAAAAAGAATGGTATTGATATCAACAGCCTACTGAAAGCACTTATAAGTTACAAGCTTACAGATAATTTCAGCATAAGTAAAGCTCACGATTGGATCAATCGTGATGAAGTGCTTGACATTTTCAATCTACCTGAATTTTGTGAAAGAACTCTCTACAGGGTTCTTGAAACCCTGGGAAATAATCGTGAAACGATTATTTCCAATATTCAGGATGAAATATTTGCCCGATACGATTTTGAACATACCAACGTAAACATGGACTGGACGAGCATTTTTTTCCATGGTGACAAATCTCCTCTTGGAATGTATGGATATAGCAGAGATCATCGACCAGACAAAAAACAGATAACAATAGGTCTTGCTGAACTTGCTAATCCTATAAATGTTCCCATAGGTCTTACAGTAGAGAAGGGAAATCTACCAGATCAAAAACATTTTGAGAAGACATATTACCAAATCAACAATAGAATGGACCAGGGTTCACTTGTCGTTTTTGATAAAGGAGCTCATAGCAAAGGGAACATTGACTTGATAAGGGAAGATGAGATGCATTACTTAACTGCAAGAAAACTCAATAAGAGTGATGATAAGAAAATTGCAGTATTCTGGGAAGCTTCTCCTGAACTTATCGATTCTGAAAATGGAATATATGGACTGAAAACCATTAAACCAAGCAGTGTTAATTACATGTATTTTTCAGAAAAGCTCCAGAAAGAACAACATGACTCTAAAATAAGAAAAGTTATGAGATTGTTGGAGGAAGCAAAGGAGATACAGAAAGCTATCAGCAAAAACAAGAAGCTTCCTAAAAAATTCAGAATCAACAATGTTCTTGTTGATGTCACTTATTCTTTGCAGACTAAACTGATGGAACTAGATGAACAGGAGGCTATCAAGCTTCTGGAAGAAAAGATAATTACAGGTAGAGAAGGATTTTTCTGCCTGAGATCAAGTCAGAATTTGACACTAAAAGAAGCTCTTCTAACATACAGAAAAAAAGACTCCATTGAAAAAATAATCCATTCCCTGAAGAACGAGATTGAAATTAAACCATTAAGAGTATGGACTGAGGCTTCCATTTATGGTGCAGTGATCATAGGATTCATTGCACAACTTTTCATATCGCTGATGCGATATGAGTTCAATGAACTCAGACATAAGTCTACAAAATTCATCAAAAATAGCTTATTGAATTTGACAGTAACCGTCGATTTTACGGATGAGCAATCAAAAAAGTACATTTACGCCAATTTTGATGGGATAAATTCACTGATTTTAAGGCAGAAATGGGTGAAATCGTAG
- a CDS encoding prolyl oligopeptidase family serine peptidase — protein sequence MIEKQISFDSDVRLAGVLRYPEGEDLPAVLLNHGTIEQDRDGNMLRHSTRKNIHKRDFFLKMSKHLCDAGFATFSWDKRGIRDSEPGHQDSLSLVRDSKKALDVLCSQENIDSGRIAIFGQSAGVYTTCLLAKDDNRAKAYILSGGLYRDCKDMMEFNYLRPLDYASRSPGHREWVEKNDLWGLIVGSNLDKRHEAVMQGKKEYTATYNGQEWNLQVDTLFSDPEYAPSRQFRYIMKPSLVIHGEYDLNVPLDDAFMVRDELEKNNVAVNFTIVRDADHGFHDVPHDEELRLRERMSLDCFKRPYKPEYFTHITEFLQEVL from the coding sequence ATGATAGAAAAACAAATATCATTTGACAGTGATGTCAGGCTTGCCGGGGTACTGAGGTATCCAGAGGGTGAAGATCTTCCTGCGGTCCTTTTGAACCATGGGACTATCGAGCAGGACAGGGACGGGAACATGCTTCGGCATTCCACCCGGAAAAACATACATAAAAGAGACTTTTTTCTGAAGATGTCAAAACATCTGTGTGATGCAGGATTTGCAACATTCTCCTGGGATAAAAGAGGTATCAGGGACAGCGAACCCGGGCATCAGGATAGCCTGAGTCTTGTACGGGATTCAAAAAAAGCCCTTGATGTCCTGTGTTCACAGGAAAACATTGACAGTGGCAGGATAGCAATCTTCGGTCAGAGCGCCGGAGTATATACAACATGCCTTCTTGCCAAAGATGACAATCGTGCAAAAGCATACATACTGTCAGGTGGACTCTACCGGGATTGCAAGGATATGATGGAATTCAACTATCTAAGACCACTTGACTATGCCAGCAGAAGTCCAGGGCATCGGGAATGGGTTGAAAAGAATGACCTGTGGGGACTGATAGTTGGTTCTAATCTTGATAAAAGACATGAAGCCGTCATGCAGGGGAAAAAAGAGTACACAGCCACATATAATGGACAGGAATGGAACCTGCAGGTAGATACTCTTTTCTCAGACCCGGAATATGCACCTTCAAGACAGTTTCGTTACATAATGAAGCCATCACTTGTAATTCATGGAGAATATGACCTGAACGTCCCTCTTGACGATGCATTTATGGTAAGGGATGAACTGGAAAAGAACAATGTTGCCGTGAATTTTACGATTGTCCGGGATGCAGATCATGGTTTTCATGACGTCCCGCATGACGAGGAATTACGCCTGAGAGAACGCATGTCGCTTGATTGCTTCAAACGGCCCTACAAACCGGAATATTTCACACATATCACGGAGTTCCTTCAGGAGGTACTCTGA
- a CDS encoding AraC family ligand binding domain-containing protein, with protein sequence MKELQTLDSIEGMPGIDTLEGVIGPLMSGNKGSAHFIKMHADMYCDAHSHPTESIIYTSKGQWVLFAEGKRRHMKEGSLFFMPPGIETGYEVPFDKPASILIIKFEGEKDPQEFMDYLEGLKERLEAKNKNGEPFKMSELPADHPALIFANEIKSQEC encoded by the coding sequence ATGAAAGAATTACAAACTCTTGATTCGATTGAAGGAATGCCAGGTATAGATACACTTGAAGGTGTTATTGGCCCGCTAATGTCAGGTAACAAAGGGTCTGCTCATTTCATAAAGATGCATGCTGATATGTATTGTGATGCGCATTCACATCCTACTGAAAGTATAATATATACTTCAAAGGGACAATGGGTTCTGTTCGCAGAAGGTAAACGTCGTCATATGAAAGAAGGATCATTGTTCTTCATGCCACCGGGCATAGAAACCGGTTATGAAGTGCCCTTCGATAAACCTGCCAGCATTCTGATAATAAAATTCGAAGGAGAAAAAGATCCCCAGGAGTTCATGGATTACCTTGAAGGACTGAAGGAACGACTTGAAGCAAAGAACAAGAATGGAGAACCATTTAAAATGTCAGAGTTACCTGCTGACCATCCGGCATTAATCTTTGCAAATGAAATAAAAAGTCAGGAATGCTGA
- a CDS encoding HEAT repeat domain-containing protein has protein sequence MKFNPTILILCTLLVLLSGCIEDNSADSPINDLEHEDASIRNDAIEKLSQTGDEDTVLSLMQVANNNNNTIEKRKNAIKVLGATGNNRASKLLLNISLDGEEEKTIRMASILALGDIGNVTMLMPLANLSYGDDGLILYHAAYVLDQIGDGENVYASYGKLPYPLSEEQRLYRNNVGEIMDECSLNSSSSIIENATTIMRSYNIKSGYIEISSDIEPEISEMNTIYQIYDKEARKKGINQVPVRFVRCGVATFPVYWYNITDIGDLNATNLYALSDGDVESRVYTPSLTVFTLS, from the coding sequence ATGAAATTTAATCCCACCATACTAATTCTGTGTACTCTGTTAGTACTATTGTCCGGCTGCATTGAAGACAATTCCGCAGATTCCCCGATAAATGATCTGGAGCATGAAGATGCGAGTATAAGAAATGATGCAATTGAGAAACTTTCACAAACTGGAGATGAGGATACAGTTTTATCCCTGATGCAGGTGGCCAATAATAATAACAACACGATCGAAAAAAGGAAAAATGCAATTAAAGTCCTTGGTGCGACTGGAAATAACCGTGCATCCAAACTTTTGCTCAACATTTCCCTGGACGGAGAAGAAGAGAAAACAATAAGAATGGCATCAATACTTGCTCTTGGAGATATTGGTAACGTGACCATGCTCATGCCTCTTGCAAATTTGAGTTATGGTGATGACGGGCTTATCCTCTACCATGCTGCATATGTTCTTGACCAAATAGGAGACGGAGAAAATGTTTATGCAAGCTATGGGAAGCTTCCATACCCTTTGAGTGAAGAACAAAGGCTCTACAGGAACAATGTGGGTGAAATAATGGATGAGTGCAGTTTGAACAGTAGTTCATCCATAATTGAAAATGCTACAACTATTATGAGAAGCTATAATATCAAAAGTGGTTATATAGAGATCTCAAGTGACATTGAACCTGAAATATCTGAAATGAATACGATTTATCAAATTTATGATAAAGAAGCAAGAAAGAAAGGAATAAACCAAGTGCCTGTAAGATTTGTCCGTTGTGGAGTTGCGACATTCCCAGTATATTGGTACAATATAACAGATATAGGAGATTTGAATGCCACAAACTTATATGCACTTTCTGATGGTGATGTCGAAAGCCGCGTTTATACCCCAAGTTTGACAGTTTTCACTCTTTCATGA
- a CDS encoding ABC transporter substrate-binding protein, with the protein MNNKSKIVLVAILLLVSIMLSGCLDNSATDESQETEQIQETVTNEKDKDTTDNTRMSVTDNSEEEEKTTAAPESEAETVYSVSRSSGSSSKSSRNTGTVSDDGDTITVTDDIGREITVPYPCERNVFLVENAMNSMYAVGGADTIVGIGAVWYEDVKAPFFRAIDDDFDSKRLSEGSTQPTTESIAAVDPDLIYLWASDWESESISSMEETLGVPVYAVYIDSLDDLQTQMTTFSKLIGKEDEGERVLDIMDEEMKKVTDVTDTMDEDDKPTVYWMWSDVYGTAGKISTANDLIEKAGGVNVLDNWTNETKNLEHPTLNIETLLELNPDVIYMWYDPDIDPEDIINGDTADGFDFSTWSELSAVKNGKVYEISDSFIYDFHSPRLPLAMIHIAKDLYPDEFADLDMVEETDDYFADLYDVHYPSFEPASITITDSADRTVEVPYPVESIVVLWDNPPEELRSLGAIDRVVGIDTATYAKVEKGFFPELEDVPVVGSWDEPDYEQIAELDPDVVIMLSSYAPLPDEVQEKLDPFGIAVVGLDFYLVDEWEREVTTLGQMLDTEEEAAQYIAFFTDYWDMLDERSATIDDEDRKSVYFEGANKYTTYGGADWGCGIPGMIRRAGGIDLFPEREEYSFEVDAEEVAVRNPDFIFKGSNEGYYLENTTLCEDTVQEIMSRGELSGTTAVQNDDVYFISFDVAGGARKKFGPMYLAKELYPDLYTDMDPDDILKEYLETYQDLDYQGVYIYPE; encoded by the coding sequence ATGAACAATAAATCAAAAATTGTTTTAGTAGCCATTCTATTGTTGGTTTCAATAATGCTGAGTGGTTGTCTTGATAATTCTGCAACTGACGAAAGCCAGGAAACAGAACAAATTCAAGAGACAGTAACGAATGAGAAAGATAAAGACACAACGGATAACACAAGAATGTCCGTTACGGATAATAGTGAAGAAGAAGAGAAAACAACTGCAGCTCCCGAATCGGAAGCAGAGACCGTTTACTCGGTTTCCAGAAGTTCAGGCAGTTCTTCAAAATCATCCAGAAACACCGGGACTGTATCAGACGACGGAGATACAATAACAGTAACTGATGACATTGGAAGGGAAATTACAGTGCCTTATCCCTGTGAAAGAAATGTATTCCTTGTAGAGAATGCTATGAATTCAATGTATGCTGTTGGCGGCGCTGATACTATAGTTGGAATTGGTGCTGTGTGGTACGAAGATGTAAAAGCTCCATTTTTCAGAGCAATTGATGATGATTTTGATAGTAAAAGACTCTCAGAAGGCAGTACACAGCCAACTACCGAATCAATTGCAGCAGTTGATCCGGACCTCATATACCTATGGGCTTCTGATTGGGAAAGTGAATCCATTTCATCCATGGAAGAGACACTTGGAGTTCCTGTTTATGCTGTATATATTGACAGTCTTGATGATCTTCAGACCCAGATGACAACTTTCAGTAAACTGATAGGCAAGGAAGATGAAGGAGAAAGAGTTCTCGACATAATGGACGAAGAAATGAAAAAGGTCACCGATGTCACAGATACTATGGATGAAGATGACAAACCAACTGTATACTGGATGTGGTCAGATGTATACGGTACTGCAGGAAAGATAAGCACTGCAAATGATCTCATCGAAAAAGCAGGTGGTGTCAATGTTCTTGATAACTGGACTAATGAGACAAAGAATCTGGAACACCCTACCCTTAATATTGAAACTCTCCTCGAGCTTAATCCTGATGTAATATACATGTGGTATGATCCGGATATTGATCCTGAGGACATAATCAATGGTGATACAGCAGATGGATTTGATTTTAGTACCTGGAGTGAACTCTCAGCAGTTAAGAACGGAAAAGTGTATGAGATCTCAGATTCATTCATATATGATTTCCATTCACCAAGGCTTCCTCTTGCAATGATCCATATTGCAAAAGACCTGTATCCTGATGAGTTTGCAGATCTTGATATGGTTGAAGAGACTGACGATTACTTCGCTGACCTTTACGATGTACATTATCCAAGCTTTGAACCTGCATCAATCACAATTACAGATTCCGCAGACAGGACAGTAGAAGTTCCATATCCTGTAGAATCCATTGTAGTTCTCTGGGATAACCCACCTGAGGAACTCAGGTCACTTGGAGCAATCGACAGAGTTGTTGGTATAGATACAGCCACATACGCAAAAGTAGAGAAAGGTTTCTTCCCTGAACTTGAAGATGTACCGGTTGTTGGAAGCTGGGATGAACCTGATTACGAGCAGATTGCTGAGTTAGATCCTGATGTTGTGATCATGCTTTCAAGCTATGCTCCATTGCCTGACGAAGTACAGGAAAAACTCGATCCGTTCGGAATTGCCGTAGTTGGTCTTGACTTCTATTTAGTCGATGAATGGGAAAGAGAAGTCACAACCCTCGGACAGATGCTTGACACCGAGGAAGAAGCAGCGCAGTACATAGCATTCTTTACAGACTACTGGGATATGCTCGATGAAAGATCAGCAACCATAGACGATGAAGATCGAAAATCAGTCTACTTCGAAGGTGCAAATAAATATACAACCTATGGAGGAGCTGACTGGGGATGTGGAATTCCCGGAATGATCAGACGTGCTGGCGGAATAGACCTGTTCCCTGAAAGAGAAGAATACTCTTTTGAGGTTGATGCGGAAGAAGTTGCAGTCAGAAATCCGGATTTCATATTCAAAGGATCAAACGAAGGATATTACCTGGAAAATACAACATTATGTGAGGATACCGTTCAGGAAATTATGTCCAGGGGAGAACTATCGGGAACCACTGCAGTGCAGAATGATGATGTTTACTTCATCAGTTTTGACGTTGCAGGCGGTGCAAGAAAGAAATTCGGTCCGATGTATCTGGCAAAGGAACTTTATCCGGACCTCTACACCGATATGGACCCTGATGATATCCTAAAGGAATATCTGGAAACATATCAGGATCTGGATTATCAGGGAGTGTACATCTACCCTGAATAA
- a CDS encoding iron ABC transporter permease — translation MSVKKAYSAHIARNISFLILGLTALFFLLVYAVTIGAADISVKDVILAMVARFVIVETTDFNYAVLWHLRLPRLVMGVIAGSGLALAGVVMQGITRNPLVSPFTIGISSAAAFGAAIAIMFGIGFVEGGSLLIILNAFVFSLLCAGIVFGLSTIKGTAPETLILAGIAISYFFSALTAVLQFFASEEELMMIVHWTFGSLTRADWDTVGISAISFVLIFPLVMYFAWDLNAMMLVDDQTAKSLGINTSRVRTILMVLSALLTATIISFTGIIGFVGLVAPHVTRLLIGGDNRFLLPATCITGSILVIAADIAGRTLLPPIVLPIGVVISFVGVPMFVYLLISKKEEFWR, via the coding sequence ATGTCGGTAAAAAAAGCATATTCTGCGCATATAGCAAGGAATATATCATTTCTCATATTGGGCCTTACAGCCCTTTTTTTCTTACTCGTGTATGCAGTAACAATTGGTGCTGCAGACATCAGCGTTAAAGATGTCATTCTTGCAATGGTTGCCAGATTTGTCATAGTGGAAACTACAGATTTTAATTATGCAGTTCTCTGGCACCTGAGGCTTCCACGTCTTGTAATGGGCGTGATTGCCGGTTCAGGATTGGCACTTGCCGGAGTTGTCATGCAGGGTATAACAAGAAATCCCCTGGTAAGTCCTTTTACCATAGGCATTTCCTCTGCTGCTGCATTCGGAGCAGCAATTGCCATAATGTTTGGTATAGGTTTTGTCGAAGGGGGATCACTTTTGATTATCTTGAATGCGTTTGTATTCTCACTTCTATGTGCAGGCATTGTCTTTGGCCTGTCCACTATAAAAGGAACCGCCCCTGAAACCCTTATTCTTGCCGGGATAGCTATATCTTACTTTTTCAGTGCACTAACAGCAGTCCTGCAGTTCTTTGCATCCGAGGAAGAACTGATGATGATCGTTCACTGGACCTTCGGTTCACTTACAAGAGCTGACTGGGATACCGTTGGTATTTCAGCAATATCTTTTGTGCTTATATTTCCCCTTGTAATGTACTTTGCATGGGATCTGAATGCCATGATGCTTGTGGACGACCAGACTGCAAAAAGTCTAGGGATCAATACTTCCAGAGTGAGAACGATCCTTATGGTACTGTCGGCCCTGCTTACAGCTACCATAATATCTTTTACCGGAATAATCGGATTTGTAGGACTTGTAGCTCCTCATGTAACAAGACTTCTTATTGGAGGAGACAATCGTTTTTTACTCCCGGCCACCTGTATTACCGGTTCGATTCTCGTAATAGCTGCTGACATTGCCGGAAGGACATTATTACCACCGATAGTACTTCCTATTGGTGTTGTTATTTCTTTTGTGGGCGTACCCATGTTCGTTTACCTTTTAATATCAAAAAAGGAGGAATTCTGGAGATGA